Proteins from a genomic interval of Scophthalmus maximus strain ysfricsl-2021 chromosome 22, ASM2237912v1, whole genome shotgun sequence:
- the LOC118291787 gene encoding gastrula zinc finger protein XlCGF57.1 isoform X9 produces MVVEEELPPEQQQWSPSVKQEEPEHTHIKEEQEEPEHTHIKEEQEEVWSSQEGEQLQSLEEADIIKFIVKSEEVEEKPQSSQLHQRLTEENREGCGGPEPARNSGPAGHLEPGPEDWIEDSSKRKTEDSDAWKETREPSGSKTLKNSKVSAGDMRCNTGGKPFRCSECGQRFRQKETLNRHMLIHSGEKSLSCSECGHRFRHKQTLQKHMMIHTGEKSFSCSECGQRFRHKQTLQQHMMIHTGEKSLSCSECGQRFRHRRTLQQHLMIHTGEKPFSCSECGQTFRIKKHMQTHMMTHTEVKPCSCSECGKRFRVKGTLQQHMMIHTGEKPFSCSECGQAFRLNSHLQKHMMIHTGEKPISCSECGKRFRVKGTLQRHMMIHTGEKPFSCSECGKTFRIKKHLQTHMMIHPEVKPFSCSECGQTFKQKRNLQPHMMIHTGEKPLSCSECGKRFRLNGNLQRHMMIHTGEKPFSCSECGQAFRLNSHLQKHMMIHTGEKPISCSECGKRFRVKGTLQRHMMIHTGEKPFSCSECGKTFRIKKHLQTHMMIHTEVKPFSCSEYVCGSAIKQFEVSHYLFQ; encoded by the coding sequence ATGGTGGTTGAAGAAGAGTTGCcccctgagcagcagcagtggagcccCAGTGTGAAGCAGGAGGAGCCAGAGCACACCCACAttaaggaggagcaggaggagccagAGCACACCCACAttaaagaggagcaggaggaagtgtggagcagtcaggagggagagcagcttcAATCGCTGGAGGAGGCTGATATCATTAAGTTCATTGTGAAGAGTGAAGAAGTTGAAGAGAAACCTCAGTCCTCACAGCTTCATCAGAGACTGactgaggagaacagagagggcTGTGGAGGACCAGAACCAGCCAGGAACTCAGGTCCTGCAGGACATTTAGAACCAGGTCCTGAGGACTGGATTGAAGACTCTTCTAAACGTAAGACTGAAGACAGTGATGCCTGGAAGGAGACCAGAGAACCATCAGGTTCAAAGACACTAAAAAATAGTAAAGTGTCTGCTGGTGATATGAGATGCAATACTGGTGGGAAACCATTTAGGTGTTCTGAGTGTGGTCAAAGATTTAGACAAAAGGAAACGCTGAACAGACATATGTTGATTCATTCAGGAGAGAAATCATTAAGTTGTTCTGAATGTGGTCACAGATTTAGACATAAGCAAACGCTGCAGAAacatatgatgattcatacaggTGAGAAATCATTTagttgttctgagtgtggtCAAAGATTTAGACATAAGCAAACACTGCAGCAacatatgatgattcatacaggTGAGAAATCATTGAGTTGTTCGGAGTGTGGTCAAAGATTTAGACATAGGCGCACGCTGCAGCAACATTTGATGATTCATACAGGtgagaaaccatttagttgttctgagtgtggtCAAACATTTAGGATAaagaaacacatgcagacacatatGATGACTCATACAGAAGTGAAACCATGTagttgttctgagtgtggtAAAAGATTTAGGGTAAAAGGAACCCTGCAACAacatatgatgattcatacaggagagaaaccatttagttgttctgagtgtggtCAAGCATTTAGGCTAAATAGTCACCTGCAGAAacatatgatgattcatacaggagagaaaccaattagttgttctgagtgtggtAAAAGATTTAGGGTAAAGGGAACCCTGCAACGacatatgatgattcatacaggagagaaaccatttagttgttctgagtgtggtAAAACATTTAGGATAAAGAAACACCTGCAGACACATATGATGATTCATCCAGAAGTGAAACCATTTAGCTGTTCTGAGTGTGGTCAAACATTTAAGCAAAAGAGAAACCTCCAGCCccatatgatgattcatacaggagagaaacctttaagttgttctgagtgtggtAAAAGATTTAGGTTAAATGGAAACCTGCAACGacatatgatgattcatacaggagagaaaccatttagttgttctgagtgtggtCAAGCATTTAGGCTAAATAGTCACCTGCAGAAacatatgatgattcatacaggagagaaaccaattagttgttctgagtgtggtAAAAGATTTAGGGTAAAGGGAACCCTGCAACGacatatgatgattcatacaggagagaaaccatttagttgttctgagtgtggtAAAACATTTAGGATAAAGAAACACCTGCAGACacatatgatgattcatacagaAGTGAAACCATTTAGCTGTTCTGAGTATGTATGTGGTTCGGCAATAAAGCAGTTTGAGGTTTCACATTATCTGTTCCAGTGA